A window from Drosophila kikkawai strain 14028-0561.14 chromosome 2L, DkikHiC1v2, whole genome shotgun sequence encodes these proteins:
- the Spn28Dc gene encoding serine protease inhibitor 28Dc, with amino-acid sequence MWRLILAFLSLSVVCCQSELFRDDIRSPENVANVHRLIEEKRQREEQQQRPQDVRQPQVQVVPSVQHSELHPDQQLHQAPSVPFPTLAPLQSPSLVSGFASQSDPVNPRFGASAIKQPYPISSGLGATHVDLATSEQISRSVLLFAYNLGQHMGIRKTEIFSPLSIVHSLALLYLGARERSYNELAAVFKIEDTNKLHQQFGLMLQDLQQPTLDQVSPGRPLTNWRATSPMRANRKSQRPGAHEVHLANGLFTATGFTLNPDYRTVLTELYGAELEVQDFEGNPATSTYNINRWVAEHTRGHIKNIIASEIPQSTRMILANALYFRGFWETDFIESATRPDNFYPNGEGTQPVLRVQLMATGGTFPYHEDEQLGCRIIGLPYRGNLSTMYIIQPLKSSKVELMALQRRLSPERIEELISRMYRRSAIVAIPKMHLTESVNLKTMMQNMGLGGIFSTVENDLSLIASHETRASARRRAVTTNSLGGNSLQNLEAQRRAPGGAHSDLVVDDIVHKVDFNVNEQGTEAAAATITYLKKSGPDVIFRVDTPFMVLVRHDPTKLVLFYGLINEPPATY; translated from the exons ATGTGGCGCTTGATTCTGGCCTTCCTGTCGCTGAGCGTGGTGTGCTGCCAGTCGGAACTGTTTCGGGATGATATCAGATCGCCAGAGAACGTAGCCAACGTGCACCGCCTGATAGAGGAGAAGAGGCAGcgcgaggagcagcagcagaggccaCAGGATGTACGCCAGCCACAGGTGCAGGTGGTACCATCTGTACAGCACTCGGAGCTACATCCAGATCAGCAACTTCATCAAGCTCCATCCGTGCCCTTCCCAACGCTGGCGCCTCTGCAATCCCCCAGTCTGGTTAGCGGCTTTGCCAGCCAGAGCGATCCCGTCAATCCCCGCTTCGGAGCCAGCGCCATTAAGCAGCCTTATCCCATAAGTTCTGGACTTGGAGCCACGCACGTCGATCTGGCTACCTCGGAGCAGATTTCCCGATCTGTTCTGCTTTTCGCTTACAACTTGGGACAGCATATGGGTATAAGGAAAACCGAGATCTTCTCGCCGCTGAGCATTGTTCATTCACTGGCGCTGCTCTATCTGGGCGCCAGGGAACGTAGTTACAATGAGCTGGCCGCGGTCTTCAAAATCGAGGACACCAACAAGTTGCACCAACAGTTTGGCCTGATGCTGCAGGATTTGCAGCAGCCCACCCTGGATCAGGTGTCTCCCGGCCGTCCTCTGACCAACTGGCGGGCCACAAGTCCGATGCGGGCGAACCGCAAGTCCCAGCGACCGGGAGCCCATGAAGTGCACCTGGCCAACGGATTATTCACAGCCACCGGCTTTACGCTCAACCCTGACTACAG GACGGTGCTCACCGAGCTGTACGGAGCCGAGCTGGAAGTGCAGGACTTCGAGGGCAATCCGGCGACATCCACGTACAACATTAACCGCTGGGTGGCCGAGCACACGCGAGGCCATATTAAGAACATCATTGCCAGCGAGATCCCGCAAAGCACGCGGATGATCCTAGCCAACGCCCTGTACTTTAGGGGCTTCTGGGAGACGGATTTCATTGAGTCGGCCACGCGACCGGACAACTTCTATCCCAATGGCGAGGGAACGCAGCCGGTACTGAGGGTGCAGCTAATGGCCACCGGTGGCACCTTCCCGTACCACGAAGATGAACAGTTGGGCTGCCGAATCATTGGACTGCCCTACAGGGGAAACCTGAGCACAATGTACATCATCCAGCCGCTGAAGTCCTCAAAGGTTGAGTTGATGGCCCTGCAAAGGCGTTTGTCGCCGGAAAGGATCGAGGAGCTTATCAGCAGGATGTACAGGCGATCGGCCATTGTGGCCATACCCAAAATGCACCTCACCGAGTCCGTCAATCTGAAGACTATGATGCAGAATATGGGTCTGGGCGGAATCTTTAGCACCGTAGAAAATGATCTCTCCCTGATCGCCTCACACGAGACTCGAGCTTCAGCTCGTCGACGTGCCGTCACCACAAATTCCCTAGGCGGTAACAGTCTGCAGAATCTGGAGGCCCAGCGAAGGGCGCCGGGTGGAGCACACTCCGATCTGGTCGTCGACGACATTGTTCACAAGGTGGACTTCAATGTCAACGAGCAGGGAACTGAGGCGGCGGCAGCCACCATCACCTATCTAAAGAAATCCGGCCCGGATGTGATCTTCCGGGTGGACACTCCGTTCATGGTGCTGGTGCGTCACGATCCCACCAAGCTGGTGCTCTTCTACGGCCTCATCAATGAGCCACCGGCGACTTATTAA
- the LOC108077039 gene encoding uncharacterized protein: MSEALVEIPRSDWVKLRELYTHRDTDPLGYPCINNFIQWVEKDPSLKVKFLSLNGDWQKDGTFILTWHRDVGLNHLYFNTLSENLDTITKALEVLKPLENEYIFFGFASRFKPVVEHIGKKFYTKELFVVGTVWYKASKELVDTFTFEVPPGLTLGNLSVKDAETINEIWPHRAPGSVHFVRNLIQLNVNTGAYDENGKLVAWCLRLPIGSLGLLQVLDSHKRMGLGQLMVKSLSKKISALGDQVLSPVVHKNTASRNMFEKIGFQAIDTVYWAD; this comes from the exons ATGTCCGAGGCACTGGTCGAGATTCCCCGCAGCGATTGGGTAAAGCTGAGAGAATTGTATACCCACAGAGACACCGATCCCCTGGGCTATCCATGCATTAATAATTTCATACAGTGGGTGGAAAAAGACCCTAGTCTGAAGGTCAAGTTCTTATCGCTAAATGGTGACTGGCAGAAAGATGGAACCTTTATTTTGACT TGGCACAGGGATGTCGGGCTTAACCACCTCTACTTCAACACCCTCAGTGAGAATTTAGACACCATAACAAAGGCTCTCGAAGTCTTAAAGCCTCTGGAAAATGAATACATATTCTTTGGCTTTGCCTCTCGTTTTAAGCCTGTAGTCGAACATATAGGCAAGAAGTTTTACACCAAAGAACTCTTTGTTGTTGGCACAGTTTGGTATAAGGCCAGCAAGGAGCTCGTGGATACTTTTACTTTTGA GGTCCCACCAGGCCTTACTCTGGGAAATCTGTCTGTTAAAGATGCCGAAACTATAAATGAAATCTGGCCGCATCGTGCCCCTGGATCCGTACATTTTGTAAGAAATTTAATCCAACTTAATGTTAATACGGGAGCCTACGATGAGAATGGCAAATTGGTGGCCTGGTGTTTAAG ATTGCCAATTGGTTCTTTGGGCCTGCTGCAAGTTTTAGACTCTCATAAACGTATGGGTCTGGGCCAACTGATGGTCAAGTCCCTGTCCAAGAAGATTTCGGCTCTGGGCGATCAAGTTCTGTCTCCTGTAGTCCACAAGAACACAGCTTCTAGGAATATGTTTGAGAAAATCGGTTTCCAAGCTATCGACACAGTTTACTGGGCTGATTGA
- the Glyat gene encoding uncharacterized protein Glyat: MCSKLMEVACNQWPTLRDLFAGDRKNLTGFDLIDYFVNYQPKSSNESIKIYTTDKNWFTHGNYMLIHTVLSKSFVYFDTVKGSLEDLKTLLCSLNLKECHLICGYKERYKPLVEQYWQSLGRDLSELDHQGTIVYHLPSSEIQDWKASISSSVVVGYLSSKHASLVDQHWAYRSPDSLPLIRGLLKTNVSAGVFDGQGKPLAWCLRSPHGSLSHLHVLAAHRRQGLGSLAVRFMAKEIVATGSEVLATVVFDNENSRRMFEKLGFKPINNIYWAVIA, encoded by the exons ATGTGTTCAAAATTAATGGAAGTCGCTTGCAATCAGTGGCCAACACTGAGAGATCTGTTTGCAGGGGATCGAAAAAATCTCACCGGTTTCGACCTAATAGACTATTTTGTAAACTATCAGCCAAAATCCAGCAACGAATCGATTAAGATATATACAACTGATAAGAATTGGTTTACACATGGCAACTATATGCTTATT CACACTGTACTCAGCAAATCCTTTGTTTACTTTGATACCGTCAAGGGATCTCTGGAAGATCTCAAGACTTTATTGTGTTCGTTGAATCTAAAAGAGTGTCATTTAATTTGTGGCTACAAGGAACGATATAAGCCTCTTGTTGAGCAGTATTGGCAAAGTTTGGGTCGAGACCTCAGCGAATTGGATCATCAGGGCACTATAGTTTACCACCTGCCAAGCTCTGAGATACAAGATTGGAAAGCCAg CATAAGTTCTTCTGTTGTTGTGGGTTATCTCAGTTCCAAGCATGCCAGTTTGGTGGATCAGCATTGGGCTTATCGCTCTCCCGATTCCTTGCCCCTGATAAGGGGTCTCTTGAAGACCAATGTCAGTGCTGGGGTTTTCGATGGCCAAGGAAAGCCCTTGGCTTGGTGCCTTAG ATCTCCCCATGGCAGCCTGAGCCACTTGCACGTTTTAGCTGCCCATCGTCGTCAAGGACTTGGATCCTTGGCAGTTCGTTTCATGGCTAAGGAAATTGTAGCCACTGGCTCTGAAGTTTTAGCCACAGTTGTCTTCGATAACGAAAACTCCCGCAGAATGTTTGAGAAATTAGGCTTTAAGCccatcaataatatatattgggCTGTAATTGCTTAG
- the Tg gene encoding annulin isoform X1 gives MGHKLSCLKQWNCLDSECCRRNGSDEPKLRMRNFNANYLAGAPNPDETDAASSAVLGVHRVDLCLEDNHDEHHTSHFYAAAAKEALVVRRGEPFRLRIHFNRDYSPSKDAISFILSVADDTKPSPGHGTLNALVPHDGIDFLGDTLEWGAGIESHEGLTLTVLIKPPSTCPVTEWRLDIDTKLLGDGSRSYPLPLPIYILFNPWCPDDQVYLEDREQRKEYVMHDTTLIWRGSYNRLRPSVWKIGQFERHVLECSLKVLGTVGKIPPAYRGDPVRVARALSALVNSVDDDGVLLGNWSEDFSGGVAPTKWTGSAEILQQFHKTQKSVKFAQCWNFSGVLATIARSLGIPARIITCYSSAHDTQASLTVDVFIDSNNKKLEAETTDSIWNYHVWNELWMQRPDLGIGQNGSYDGWQVVDATPQEASDNMYRVGPASVLAVKHGEILRPFDGGFVFAEVNADKLYWRYNGPSQPLKLLRKDTLAIGHLISTKAVLKWEREDITDTYKHAERSEEERSTMLKALKQSRHAFSRYYLNDNFNDVEFDMELKDDIKIGENFSVVLKVTNKSETVTHLATGQVNCDAVLYTGVGAMEVKVLGFELELKPKTSEYVRMEVIFEEYFEKLSSQAAFQISAAAKVKDTDYDYYAQDDFRVRKPDIKFQLGEASIVAQKELDVIVRLANPLPIPLHKGIFTVEGPGIEQPLKFKIAEIPVGGTAAATFKYTPPYAGRGTMLAKFTSRELDDVDGYKHYEIEPRPEDVLQPNGSHRRSNIIRRRTDVIA, from the exons ATGGGCCACAAGCTCTCGTGTTTGAAGCAATGGAATTGCCTGGATTCGGAGTGCTGTCGGAGGAATGGCAGCGACGAGCCCAAgctgcgtatgcgcaatttcAATGCCAACTATTTGGCGGGCGCTCCAAATCCCGACGAGACTG ATGCTGCCAGTTCCGCAGTTCTGGGGGTCCACAGAGTGGACCTTTGCCTGGAAGACAACCATGACGAGCATCACACCAGTCACTTCTATGCAGCGGCTGCCAAGGAGGCCCTGGTCGTGAGGAGAGGCGAACCCTTCCGGCTGCGTATCCACTTCAATCGGGACTACAGCCCCAGCAAGGATGCGATTAGCTTTATCCTCAGCGTGGCGGATGACACCAAGCCGAGTCCAGGACATGGAACCCTAAATGCCTTGGTGCCTCACGATGGCATCGATTTTCTGGGCGACACTCTGGAGTGGGGAGCCGGCATCGAGTCCCACGAAGGACTGACCCTAACAGTGCTGATCAAGCCGCCATCCACGTGTCCGGTGACCGAATGGAGACTTGACATTGACACAAAGCTGCTGGGAGATGGCTCGAGGAGCTACCCCCTGCCGCTGCCCATCTACATTCTGTTCAATCCCTGGTGTCCCGACGATCAGGTCTATCTGGAGGATCGCGAGCAGCGCAAGGAGTATGTGATGCACGACACCACGCTTATATGGCGGGGATCTTACAATCGACTGCGTCCCTCGGTCTGGAAGATCGGTCAGTTCGAGCGTCATGTGCTGGAGTGCAGCCTCAAGGTCCTGGGAACCGTGGGCAAGATACCGCCGGCTTACAGGGGCGATCCTGTGCGAGTGGCCCGTGCTCTGTCCGCTTTGGTTAACTCGGTGGACGACGATGGCGTCCTGCTGGGCAATTGGTCTGAGGATTTCTCCGGCGGCGTTGCACCCACCAAGTGGACCGGTTCGGCGGAGATCCTCCAACAATTCCACAAGACCCAGAAGTCGGTGAAGTTTGCACAGTGCTGGAACTTTAGCGGAGTGCTGGCCACCATTGCCAGGAGTCTGGGTATTCCGGCGAGGATTATCACCTGCTACTCGTCCGCCCACGACACTCAGGCCTCGTTAACAGTGGACGTCTTCATCGATTCGAACAACAAGAAGCTGGAGGCGGAAACCACGGACTCGATATGGAACTACCATGTGTGGAACGAGCTGTGGATGCAGCGACCAGACCTAGGCATTGGTCAGAACGGCTCCTACGATGGATGGCAGGTTGTGGATGCCACGCCGCAAGAGGCCTCAGACAACATGTACCGCGTGGGTCCCGCTTCCGTTTTGGCCGTGAAGCACGGCGAGATCCTGCGCCCCTTCGACGGCGGCTTTGTCTTTGCGGAGGTGAACGCGGACAAGCTATACTGGCGCTACAACGGACCCAGTCAGCCGCTGAAGCTTCTGCGCAAGGATACTCTGGCTATTGGTCACCTCATCAGCACGAAGGCGGTGCTGAAGTGGGAGCGGGAGGATATCACCGATACCTACAAGCACGCTGAGCGCTCCGAGGAGGAAAGGAGCACCATGCTCAAGGCCTTGAAGCAATCCCGTCATGCCTTCAGCCGGTACTACCTGAACGACAATTTCAACGACGTGGAGTTTGACATGGAGCTGAAGGACGACATTAAGATCGGCGAGAACTTCAGTGTGGTGCTCAAGGTCACGAACAAGAGCGAGACCGTCACCCACCTGGCCACGGGACAGGTCAACTGCGATGCCGTCCTGTACACAGGCGTGGGTGCCATGGAGGTCAAGGTTCTCGGATTTGAGCTTGAGCTGAAGCCCAAAACCAGCGAGTACGTGCGCATGGAGGTAATTTTCGAGGAGTACTTCGAGAAGCTATCTTCGCAGGCCGCCTTCCAGATCTCGGCTGCCGCAAAGGTCAAGGATACGGACTACGATTACTATGCCCAGGATGATTTCCGAGTGCGCAAGCCGGATATTAAGTTCCAGCTGGGCGAGGCCAGCATCGTGGCCCAAAAGGAGCTGGACGTAATCGTGCGTCTGGCCAATCCGCTGCCCATTCCCCTGCACAAAGGCATATTCACGGTGGAGGGACCAGGCATTGAGCAGCCTCTAAAGTTTAAG ATCGCCGAGATCCCAGTGGGTGGCACCGCAGCAGCGACCTTCAAGTACACTCCGCCCTATGCCGGACGCGGCACAATGCTAGCCAAGTTCACCTCCAGGGAGCTGGACGATGTGGACGGCTACAAGCACTACGAGATCGAGCCAAGGCCAGAGGATGTGCTGCAGCCAAATGGAAGCCACCGGAGGAGCAACATCATCCGCAGACGCACCGATGTTATAGCCTGA
- the Tg gene encoding annulin isoform X2, with the protein MSYWYRNYTPSWLQRWWPNSQPRRVNPFRSTRPSADLEDAASSAVLGVHRVDLCLEDNHDEHHTSHFYAAAAKEALVVRRGEPFRLRIHFNRDYSPSKDAISFILSVADDTKPSPGHGTLNALVPHDGIDFLGDTLEWGAGIESHEGLTLTVLIKPPSTCPVTEWRLDIDTKLLGDGSRSYPLPLPIYILFNPWCPDDQVYLEDREQRKEYVMHDTTLIWRGSYNRLRPSVWKIGQFERHVLECSLKVLGTVGKIPPAYRGDPVRVARALSALVNSVDDDGVLLGNWSEDFSGGVAPTKWTGSAEILQQFHKTQKSVKFAQCWNFSGVLATIARSLGIPARIITCYSSAHDTQASLTVDVFIDSNNKKLEAETTDSIWNYHVWNELWMQRPDLGIGQNGSYDGWQVVDATPQEASDNMYRVGPASVLAVKHGEILRPFDGGFVFAEVNADKLYWRYNGPSQPLKLLRKDTLAIGHLISTKAVLKWEREDITDTYKHAERSEEERSTMLKALKQSRHAFSRYYLNDNFNDVEFDMELKDDIKIGENFSVVLKVTNKSETVTHLATGQVNCDAVLYTGVGAMEVKVLGFELELKPKTSEYVRMEVIFEEYFEKLSSQAAFQISAAAKVKDTDYDYYAQDDFRVRKPDIKFQLGEASIVAQKELDVIVRLANPLPIPLHKGIFTVEGPGIEQPLKFKIAEIPVGGTAAATFKYTPPYAGRGTMLAKFTSRELDDVDGYKHYEIEPRPEDVLQPNGSHRRSNIIRRRTDVIA; encoded by the exons ATGAGTTACTGGTATCGGAATTATACTCCCAGCTGGCTGCAGCGATGGTGGCCCAACTCGCAGCCCCGTAGAGTGAATCCCTTTCGCAGCACCCGGCCCTCGGCCGATCTAGAAG ATGCTGCCAGTTCCGCAGTTCTGGGGGTCCACAGAGTGGACCTTTGCCTGGAAGACAACCATGACGAGCATCACACCAGTCACTTCTATGCAGCGGCTGCCAAGGAGGCCCTGGTCGTGAGGAGAGGCGAACCCTTCCGGCTGCGTATCCACTTCAATCGGGACTACAGCCCCAGCAAGGATGCGATTAGCTTTATCCTCAGCGTGGCGGATGACACCAAGCCGAGTCCAGGACATGGAACCCTAAATGCCTTGGTGCCTCACGATGGCATCGATTTTCTGGGCGACACTCTGGAGTGGGGAGCCGGCATCGAGTCCCACGAAGGACTGACCCTAACAGTGCTGATCAAGCCGCCATCCACGTGTCCGGTGACCGAATGGAGACTTGACATTGACACAAAGCTGCTGGGAGATGGCTCGAGGAGCTACCCCCTGCCGCTGCCCATCTACATTCTGTTCAATCCCTGGTGTCCCGACGATCAGGTCTATCTGGAGGATCGCGAGCAGCGCAAGGAGTATGTGATGCACGACACCACGCTTATATGGCGGGGATCTTACAATCGACTGCGTCCCTCGGTCTGGAAGATCGGTCAGTTCGAGCGTCATGTGCTGGAGTGCAGCCTCAAGGTCCTGGGAACCGTGGGCAAGATACCGCCGGCTTACAGGGGCGATCCTGTGCGAGTGGCCCGTGCTCTGTCCGCTTTGGTTAACTCGGTGGACGACGATGGCGTCCTGCTGGGCAATTGGTCTGAGGATTTCTCCGGCGGCGTTGCACCCACCAAGTGGACCGGTTCGGCGGAGATCCTCCAACAATTCCACAAGACCCAGAAGTCGGTGAAGTTTGCACAGTGCTGGAACTTTAGCGGAGTGCTGGCCACCATTGCCAGGAGTCTGGGTATTCCGGCGAGGATTATCACCTGCTACTCGTCCGCCCACGACACTCAGGCCTCGTTAACAGTGGACGTCTTCATCGATTCGAACAACAAGAAGCTGGAGGCGGAAACCACGGACTCGATATGGAACTACCATGTGTGGAACGAGCTGTGGATGCAGCGACCAGACCTAGGCATTGGTCAGAACGGCTCCTACGATGGATGGCAGGTTGTGGATGCCACGCCGCAAGAGGCCTCAGACAACATGTACCGCGTGGGTCCCGCTTCCGTTTTGGCCGTGAAGCACGGCGAGATCCTGCGCCCCTTCGACGGCGGCTTTGTCTTTGCGGAGGTGAACGCGGACAAGCTATACTGGCGCTACAACGGACCCAGTCAGCCGCTGAAGCTTCTGCGCAAGGATACTCTGGCTATTGGTCACCTCATCAGCACGAAGGCGGTGCTGAAGTGGGAGCGGGAGGATATCACCGATACCTACAAGCACGCTGAGCGCTCCGAGGAGGAAAGGAGCACCATGCTCAAGGCCTTGAAGCAATCCCGTCATGCCTTCAGCCGGTACTACCTGAACGACAATTTCAACGACGTGGAGTTTGACATGGAGCTGAAGGACGACATTAAGATCGGCGAGAACTTCAGTGTGGTGCTCAAGGTCACGAACAAGAGCGAGACCGTCACCCACCTGGCCACGGGACAGGTCAACTGCGATGCCGTCCTGTACACAGGCGTGGGTGCCATGGAGGTCAAGGTTCTCGGATTTGAGCTTGAGCTGAAGCCCAAAACCAGCGAGTACGTGCGCATGGAGGTAATTTTCGAGGAGTACTTCGAGAAGCTATCTTCGCAGGCCGCCTTCCAGATCTCGGCTGCCGCAAAGGTCAAGGATACGGACTACGATTACTATGCCCAGGATGATTTCCGAGTGCGCAAGCCGGATATTAAGTTCCAGCTGGGCGAGGCCAGCATCGTGGCCCAAAAGGAGCTGGACGTAATCGTGCGTCTGGCCAATCCGCTGCCCATTCCCCTGCACAAAGGCATATTCACGGTGGAGGGACCAGGCATTGAGCAGCCTCTAAAGTTTAAG ATCGCCGAGATCCCAGTGGGTGGCACCGCAGCAGCGACCTTCAAGTACACTCCGCCCTATGCCGGACGCGGCACAATGCTAGCCAAGTTCACCTCCAGGGAGCTGGACGATGTGGACGGCTACAAGCACTACGAGATCGAGCCAAGGCCAGAGGATGTGCTGCAGCCAAATGGAAGCCACCGGAGGAGCAACATCATCCGCAGACGCACCGATGTTATAGCCTGA
- the Tg gene encoding annulin isoform X3 — MPKYAASSAVLGVHRVDLCLEDNHDEHHTSHFYAAAAKEALVVRRGEPFRLRIHFNRDYSPSKDAISFILSVADDTKPSPGHGTLNALVPHDGIDFLGDTLEWGAGIESHEGLTLTVLIKPPSTCPVTEWRLDIDTKLLGDGSRSYPLPLPIYILFNPWCPDDQVYLEDREQRKEYVMHDTTLIWRGSYNRLRPSVWKIGQFERHVLECSLKVLGTVGKIPPAYRGDPVRVARALSALVNSVDDDGVLLGNWSEDFSGGVAPTKWTGSAEILQQFHKTQKSVKFAQCWNFSGVLATIARSLGIPARIITCYSSAHDTQASLTVDVFIDSNNKKLEAETTDSIWNYHVWNELWMQRPDLGIGQNGSYDGWQVVDATPQEASDNMYRVGPASVLAVKHGEILRPFDGGFVFAEVNADKLYWRYNGPSQPLKLLRKDTLAIGHLISTKAVLKWEREDITDTYKHAERSEEERSTMLKALKQSRHAFSRYYLNDNFNDVEFDMELKDDIKIGENFSVVLKVTNKSETVTHLATGQVNCDAVLYTGVGAMEVKVLGFELELKPKTSEYVRMEVIFEEYFEKLSSQAAFQISAAAKVKDTDYDYYAQDDFRVRKPDIKFQLGEASIVAQKELDVIVRLANPLPIPLHKGIFTVEGPGIEQPLKFKIAEIPVGGTAAATFKYTPPYAGRGTMLAKFTSRELDDVDGYKHYEIEPRPEDVLQPNGSHRRSNIIRRRTDVIA, encoded by the exons ATGCTGCCAGTTCCGCAGTTCTGGGGGTCCACAGAGTGGACCTTTGCCTGGAAGACAACCATGACGAGCATCACACCAGTCACTTCTATGCAGCGGCTGCCAAGGAGGCCCTGGTCGTGAGGAGAGGCGAACCCTTCCGGCTGCGTATCCACTTCAATCGGGACTACAGCCCCAGCAAGGATGCGATTAGCTTTATCCTCAGCGTGGCGGATGACACCAAGCCGAGTCCAGGACATGGAACCCTAAATGCCTTGGTGCCTCACGATGGCATCGATTTTCTGGGCGACACTCTGGAGTGGGGAGCCGGCATCGAGTCCCACGAAGGACTGACCCTAACAGTGCTGATCAAGCCGCCATCCACGTGTCCGGTGACCGAATGGAGACTTGACATTGACACAAAGCTGCTGGGAGATGGCTCGAGGAGCTACCCCCTGCCGCTGCCCATCTACATTCTGTTCAATCCCTGGTGTCCCGACGATCAGGTCTATCTGGAGGATCGCGAGCAGCGCAAGGAGTATGTGATGCACGACACCACGCTTATATGGCGGGGATCTTACAATCGACTGCGTCCCTCGGTCTGGAAGATCGGTCAGTTCGAGCGTCATGTGCTGGAGTGCAGCCTCAAGGTCCTGGGAACCGTGGGCAAGATACCGCCGGCTTACAGGGGCGATCCTGTGCGAGTGGCCCGTGCTCTGTCCGCTTTGGTTAACTCGGTGGACGACGATGGCGTCCTGCTGGGCAATTGGTCTGAGGATTTCTCCGGCGGCGTTGCACCCACCAAGTGGACCGGTTCGGCGGAGATCCTCCAACAATTCCACAAGACCCAGAAGTCGGTGAAGTTTGCACAGTGCTGGAACTTTAGCGGAGTGCTGGCCACCATTGCCAGGAGTCTGGGTATTCCGGCGAGGATTATCACCTGCTACTCGTCCGCCCACGACACTCAGGCCTCGTTAACAGTGGACGTCTTCATCGATTCGAACAACAAGAAGCTGGAGGCGGAAACCACGGACTCGATATGGAACTACCATGTGTGGAACGAGCTGTGGATGCAGCGACCAGACCTAGGCATTGGTCAGAACGGCTCCTACGATGGATGGCAGGTTGTGGATGCCACGCCGCAAGAGGCCTCAGACAACATGTACCGCGTGGGTCCCGCTTCCGTTTTGGCCGTGAAGCACGGCGAGATCCTGCGCCCCTTCGACGGCGGCTTTGTCTTTGCGGAGGTGAACGCGGACAAGCTATACTGGCGCTACAACGGACCCAGTCAGCCGCTGAAGCTTCTGCGCAAGGATACTCTGGCTATTGGTCACCTCATCAGCACGAAGGCGGTGCTGAAGTGGGAGCGGGAGGATATCACCGATACCTACAAGCACGCTGAGCGCTCCGAGGAGGAAAGGAGCACCATGCTCAAGGCCTTGAAGCAATCCCGTCATGCCTTCAGCCGGTACTACCTGAACGACAATTTCAACGACGTGGAGTTTGACATGGAGCTGAAGGACGACATTAAGATCGGCGAGAACTTCAGTGTGGTGCTCAAGGTCACGAACAAGAGCGAGACCGTCACCCACCTGGCCACGGGACAGGTCAACTGCGATGCCGTCCTGTACACAGGCGTGGGTGCCATGGAGGTCAAGGTTCTCGGATTTGAGCTTGAGCTGAAGCCCAAAACCAGCGAGTACGTGCGCATGGAGGTAATTTTCGAGGAGTACTTCGAGAAGCTATCTTCGCAGGCCGCCTTCCAGATCTCGGCTGCCGCAAAGGTCAAGGATACGGACTACGATTACTATGCCCAGGATGATTTCCGAGTGCGCAAGCCGGATATTAAGTTCCAGCTGGGCGAGGCCAGCATCGTGGCCCAAAAGGAGCTGGACGTAATCGTGCGTCTGGCCAATCCGCTGCCCATTCCCCTGCACAAAGGCATATTCACGGTGGAGGGACCAGGCATTGAGCAGCCTCTAAAGTTTAAG ATCGCCGAGATCCCAGTGGGTGGCACCGCAGCAGCGACCTTCAAGTACACTCCGCCCTATGCCGGACGCGGCACAATGCTAGCCAAGTTCACCTCCAGGGAGCTGGACGATGTGGACGGCTACAAGCACTACGAGATCGAGCCAAGGCCAGAGGATGTGCTGCAGCCAAATGGAAGCCACCGGAGGAGCAACATCATCCGCAGACGCACCGATGTTATAGCCTGA